In Rhizobium sp. WYJ-E13, the following are encoded in one genomic region:
- a CDS encoding carbohydrate kinase family protein, giving the protein MTRFDVSSIGFYVLDILGRPVTRIPDGGRADYIDEIRMTVAGTAGATAVDCAILGLNTRAVTTVGDDEMGDFLEAKMRKFGVECSLVRRTRDVQTSATILPVRPNGERPALHVPGSAAVFNVAAEDMDAALDANVVHVGGTGLLRSFDGEPTLRLFQKAKALGRITTFDLIQANPETFALVEPCLPYIDYFVPSIEEASEMAGRKDPREVAAFFKRRGVKNAILTLGADGVFVSAENGEEFHLPAFEVKVSDTTGCGDSFTAGVIVGIIKGWDLRTTAKFASAVAAKVAMGLGSDGKLVSFDDTIEAMNNLPVKQAAAA; this is encoded by the coding sequence ATGACACGTTTTGATGTGAGCTCCATCGGCTTCTATGTCCTCGATATCCTCGGACGCCCTGTGACGCGGATACCCGACGGCGGACGCGCGGATTATATCGATGAGATCCGCATGACCGTGGCCGGCACTGCCGGCGCCACAGCAGTTGACTGCGCGATTCTCGGCTTGAATACGCGGGCGGTCACCACCGTCGGCGACGACGAGATGGGGGATTTCCTCGAGGCGAAGATGCGCAAGTTCGGCGTCGAGTGCTCGCTGGTGCGCCGCACCCGCGATGTCCAGACGTCCGCTACCATTCTGCCGGTCCGGCCGAACGGTGAACGCCCCGCCCTCCATGTGCCGGGTTCGGCCGCCGTCTTCAATGTCGCTGCCGAGGATATGGATGCAGCTCTCGACGCCAATGTCGTTCATGTGGGCGGCACCGGACTGTTGCGCTCCTTCGACGGCGAGCCGACGCTGCGTCTGTTCCAGAAGGCCAAGGCGCTCGGCCGCATCACCACCTTCGACCTGATTCAAGCCAATCCCGAGACCTTTGCGCTGGTCGAGCCCTGCCTTCCCTATATCGACTATTTCGTGCCCAGCATCGAGGAAGCGAGCGAGATGGCCGGCCGCAAGGACCCCCGCGAGGTGGCAGCTTTCTTCAAGCGGCGCGGCGTCAAGAATGCGATCCTGACGCTCGGCGCGGATGGCGTCTTCGTCTCGGCGGAGAATGGCGAGGAGTTCCACCTTCCGGCCTTCGAGGTCAAGGTATCGGACACGACCGGTTGCGGCGACAGCTTCACCGCCGGCGTCATCGTCGGCATCATCAAGGGATGGGATTTGCGGACGACAGCGAAATTCGCTTCGGCCGTGGCGGCAAAGGTCGCCATGGGCCTCGGTTCCGACGGCAAGCTTGTCTCGTTCGATGACACGATCGAAGCCATGAACAATCTCCCCGTCAAGCAGGCCGCGGCCGCGTAA
- a CDS encoding ABC transporter permease, translating into MNASDKTSAKAGSGRKALIAWVVRLGAIGCFVLILLYFAIMAPGFLSLYNAMNVVEQSAILGILAFGMSTVIIGGGSDVQTGGIDLSMAAATGLCAAVFASMLNAGFPTPVAFLATLATGLLVGFLNAIAIVRLNILPLLATLATMNIVAGAELILTQNTVLPVTSDFTAELAMGSVAGVSFLAWSLIGFTILMLVVLHFTGTGLRLYAVGGHPEAARAAGIGVGRYLTGTYLFSGACAAMASVLLISRLSASTPGTGELLLSILAAALLGTVFSRRFVPTAGGTLLSTLFIGFLANGFQLLNVSSYWVNGVQGALILLVVAATSFAKPSER; encoded by the coding sequence ATGAACGCCAGCGATAAAACGTCCGCGAAAGCTGGGTCCGGCAGAAAGGCGCTCATCGCATGGGTGGTGCGGCTTGGCGCGATTGGCTGCTTCGTCCTGATCCTGCTTTATTTCGCCATCATGGCGCCGGGCTTCCTGTCTTTGTACAACGCAATGAACGTTGTGGAGCAGTCGGCGATCCTCGGCATCCTCGCCTTCGGTATGTCGACCGTCATCATCGGCGGCGGCAGCGACGTGCAGACCGGGGGCATCGATCTTTCCATGGCGGCGGCGACCGGCCTTTGCGCTGCGGTCTTCGCCAGTATGCTGAATGCGGGCTTCCCGACGCCGGTGGCATTTCTCGCGACACTGGCAACCGGCCTGCTGGTCGGTTTTCTGAACGCCATCGCTATCGTCCGGCTCAACATCCTGCCGCTGCTCGCGACGCTTGCGACGATGAATATCGTTGCAGGTGCCGAGCTGATCCTGACGCAGAATACCGTTCTGCCCGTCACCTCGGATTTCACCGCCGAACTGGCGATGGGGTCGGTGGCCGGCGTCTCCTTTCTTGCCTGGTCGCTGATCGGCTTCACGATCCTGATGCTTGTCGTGCTGCATTTCACTGGCACCGGTCTGCGGCTCTATGCCGTTGGCGGGCATCCGGAAGCCGCGCGTGCCGCTGGTATCGGCGTCGGACGATACCTGACGGGCACCTACCTGTTCTCGGGCGCCTGCGCCGCCATGGCGAGCGTTCTGCTGATCTCACGCCTCAGCGCCAGCACGCCTGGAACCGGCGAACTTTTGCTGTCGATTCTTGCTGCGGCGCTGCTCGGCACCGTCTTCTCGCGGCGTTTCGTGCCGACGGCCGGCGGTACGCTGCTCAGCACGCTTTTCATCGGCTTTCTCGCCAACGGCTTCCAGCTGCTCAACGTCTCCAGTTATTGGGTCAATGGCGTCCAGGGCGCGCTGATCCTGCTCGTTGTTGCCGCAACCTCCTTTGCCAAACCTTCGGAGCGCTGA
- a CDS encoding ABC transporter permease, with protein sequence MQISSRLPRFDVAGISRYAVAVAFLMLLVFFSLASPSFLTPANLFNILVNNVVLLAIIAFGMTIVISAGGIDLSVGVSVDMASMVFIMLLAAGSGPVVAILVGLAAALAVGLVNSVLITRLRISPFLATLGVLFIGQSVQQIATGGGQPIYLVTGDVVKLFTAIVRTPVFGVPMSVIIFALCGVLVYLLLHKSVFGRYVRAFGAQPGVAWYSGIRVPFNMSLVYIACALLCGVAGIILSSTVRSYVPLSGNAFLLDAIGATFIGTTISVERRPSVIGTLLGVALLAVVKNGLLLIGWNFYWQQVGIGVLVFLVLALSFGLRGRDH encoded by the coding sequence ATGCAGATTTCCTCAAGACTTCCGCGTTTCGACGTTGCCGGCATATCGCGCTATGCGGTTGCTGTGGCTTTCCTCATGCTGCTGGTGTTCTTTTCGCTGGCCAGCCCGAGCTTCCTGACGCCGGCCAACCTGTTCAACATCCTCGTCAACAATGTCGTGCTGCTTGCCATCATCGCCTTCGGCATGACCATCGTGATTTCCGCTGGTGGCATCGATCTCTCGGTCGGCGTCTCGGTCGATATGGCGAGCATGGTCTTCATCATGCTGCTGGCGGCGGGATCGGGGCCGGTCGTCGCGATCCTCGTCGGTCTTGCCGCCGCGCTGGCCGTCGGCCTGGTCAATTCCGTGCTGATCACCCGGCTGCGCATCAGCCCCTTCCTCGCGACGCTCGGCGTCCTGTTCATCGGGCAGAGCGTGCAGCAGATCGCAACCGGCGGCGGCCAGCCGATCTATCTCGTGACCGGCGACGTGGTGAAGCTGTTCACAGCGATCGTGCGCACCCCCGTTTTCGGCGTGCCGATGTCCGTCATCATCTTCGCGCTTTGCGGCGTCCTGGTCTATTTGCTGCTGCACAAGTCGGTATTCGGCCGCTATGTCCGGGCCTTCGGTGCGCAGCCAGGCGTCGCCTGGTATTCCGGCATCCGCGTGCCATTCAACATGTCGCTGGTCTATATCGCCTGCGCCCTGCTTTGCGGCGTTGCCGGGATTATCCTGTCCTCCACCGTCAGGTCCTACGTTCCTCTTTCCGGCAACGCTTTTCTTCTCGATGCCATCGGCGCCACCTTCATTGGCACGACGATCAGCGTCGAGCGCCGTCCGAGCGTGATCGGCACGCTTCTCGGCGTGGCGCTGCTCGCGGTCGTCAAGAACGGCCTGCTGCTGATCGGCTGGAATTTCTACTGGCAGCAGGTCGGGATCGGCGTGCTCGTCTTCCTCGTCCTCGCCCTCAGCTTCGGCCTTCGTGGCCGCGACCACTAA